The following coding sequences lie in one Clupea harengus unplaced genomic scaffold, Ch_v2.0.2, whole genome shotgun sequence genomic window:
- the lipib gene encoding lipase member H isoform X1 codes for MVISLNNTHANHTASPGEVVTGETKLIRCWVNQTRSCLPTPGQDSECDNFTDLFFHESFIGTNLYVRLLLYTRAKLECGQELPHHTFTSQPLFNLSRPTAFVIHGYRPTGAPPIWIDHLVHLLARQEDMNILVVDWNRGACNLNYFTAIANTRGTAANLTGFIQRMQDEGASLDSIHLIGISLGAHVAGFIGAMLGGKIGRITGLDPAGPMFAGVSPEERLDPSDAQFVDVLHTDMDGFGLRGAHGHIDFYANGGSDQPGCPKTIFSGKAFFVCDHQRSVFLYLCALNRTCNLTAYPCSSYNDFLNGQCLQCEAFKPASCPVLGYDMSPWKDTLVKLGQTRAFFSTSNEFPYSKTSYRVDIVTWNQYLRWGVVILRLHSGKNVMETRMDHNRYRFEQYTSTRLLAQFDEDLYPIQKISLRISTGNVIGPRYKLRLLRIRITPLNQPERPLMCRYDIILEENMEVSFRPLPCSESND; via the exons ATGGTTATATCtttgaataacacacacgcCAACCACACGGCATCTCCAGGCGAGGTTGTGACAGGAGAAACTAAACTAATCAGATGTTGGGTTAATCAAACCAGGTCCTGTCTCCCAACTCCAGGTCAGGACAGCGAATGTGACAACTTCACTGACCTGTTCTTCCACGAGTCGTTCATCGGGACCAATCTGTACGTGAGGCTGCTGCTCTACACCCGTGCCAAGCTGGAGTGCGGCCAGGAGCTTCCCCACCACACATTCACCTCCCAGCCGCTCTTCAATCTGTCCAGGCCAACAGCCTTCGTAATCCACGGGTACAGGCCCACAGGCGCCCCGCCCATCTGGATCGATCACCTCGTGCACCTGCTGGCCAGGCAAGAGGACATGAATATCCTGGTGGTGGACTGGAACCGTGGAGCTTGCAACCTGAACTACTTCACTGCTATCGCCAACACACGCGGGACTGCAGCTAACCTGACAGGGTTCATTCAGAGGATGCAG GACGAGGGAGCATCGCTGGACTCCATCCACCTGATTGGGATCAGCCTCGGGGCCCATGTGGCAGGGTTCATTGGGGCTATGCTGGGAGGCAAGATCGGCAGAATTACAG GTCTGGACCCGGCAGGGCCCATGTTTGCAGGAGTGTCCCCAGAGGAACGCCTGGATCCCAGCGATGCTCAGTTTGTAGACgtcctacacacagacatggatg GTTTTGGTCTCCGAGGGGCACATGGTCATATCGACTTCTATGCCAATGGAGGCTCAGACCAACCAGGATGCCCAAAGACCATTTTCTCAG GGAAGGCCTTCTTTGTGTGTGACCATCAGCGGTCTGTATTCCTCTACCTGTGTGCTCTCAACCGCACCTGCAACCTCACAGCCTACCCCTGCTCCTCCTACAATGACTTCCTAAATGGACAGTGCCTGCAATGTGAGGCCTTTAAGCCCGCCTCTTGTCCTGTCTTGG ggTACGACATGAGTCCCTGGAAGGACACTCTTGTGAAGCTGGGACAGACCAGGGCCTTCTTTTCTACCTCAAACGAATTTCCATACAGCA AAACCAGCTACAGGGTGGACATCGTCACATGGAACCAGTATCTGCGCTGGGGAGTCGTCATCCTCCGACTACACAGTGGGAAAAACGTCATGGAAACCAGAATGGACCA CAACCGGTACAGATTTGAGCAGTACACATCCACCCGACTACTGGCTCAGTTTGATGAGGACTTGTACCCAATTCAGAAGATCTCTCTGAGGATTTCCACGGGGAACGTGATCGGACCCCGCTACAAGCTGCGTCTGCTGCGCATCAGGATAACGCCACTGAACCAGCCAGAGAG GCCACTGATGTGCCGATATGACATCATCCTAGAGGAGAACATGGAGGTGTCCTTCAGACCCCTGCCCTGCAGTGAGTCCAACGACTGA
- the lipib gene encoding lipase member H isoform X2: MRMLHLQVLCLVSVLMLCKGQDSECDNFTDLFFHESFIGTNLYVRLLLYTRAKLECGQELPHHTFTSQPLFNLSRPTAFVIHGYRPTGAPPIWIDHLVHLLARQEDMNILVVDWNRGACNLNYFTAIANTRGTAANLTGFIQRMQDEGASLDSIHLIGISLGAHVAGFIGAMLGGKIGRITGLDPAGPMFAGVSPEERLDPSDAQFVDVLHTDMDGFGLRGAHGHIDFYANGGSDQPGCPKTIFSGKAFFVCDHQRSVFLYLCALNRTCNLTAYPCSSYNDFLNGQCLQCEAFKPASCPVLGYDMSPWKDTLVKLGQTRAFFSTSNEFPYSKTSYRVDIVTWNQYLRWGVVILRLHSGKNVMETRMDHNRYRFEQYTSTRLLAQFDEDLYPIQKISLRISTGNVIGPRYKLRLLRIRITPLNQPERPLMCRYDIILEENMEVSFRPLPCSESND; this comes from the exons ATGAGGATGCTACATTTGCAGGTCCTATGTTTGGTCAGCGTCTTGATGCTCTGCAAAG GTCAGGACAGCGAATGTGACAACTTCACTGACCTGTTCTTCCACGAGTCGTTCATCGGGACCAATCTGTACGTGAGGCTGCTGCTCTACACCCGTGCCAAGCTGGAGTGCGGCCAGGAGCTTCCCCACCACACATTCACCTCCCAGCCGCTCTTCAATCTGTCCAGGCCAACAGCCTTCGTAATCCACGGGTACAGGCCCACAGGCGCCCCGCCCATCTGGATCGATCACCTCGTGCACCTGCTGGCCAGGCAAGAGGACATGAATATCCTGGTGGTGGACTGGAACCGTGGAGCTTGCAACCTGAACTACTTCACTGCTATCGCCAACACACGCGGGACTGCAGCTAACCTGACAGGGTTCATTCAGAGGATGCAG GACGAGGGAGCATCGCTGGACTCCATCCACCTGATTGGGATCAGCCTCGGGGCCCATGTGGCAGGGTTCATTGGGGCTATGCTGGGAGGCAAGATCGGCAGAATTACAG GTCTGGACCCGGCAGGGCCCATGTTTGCAGGAGTGTCCCCAGAGGAACGCCTGGATCCCAGCGATGCTCAGTTTGTAGACgtcctacacacagacatggatg GTTTTGGTCTCCGAGGGGCACATGGTCATATCGACTTCTATGCCAATGGAGGCTCAGACCAACCAGGATGCCCAAAGACCATTTTCTCAG GGAAGGCCTTCTTTGTGTGTGACCATCAGCGGTCTGTATTCCTCTACCTGTGTGCTCTCAACCGCACCTGCAACCTCACAGCCTACCCCTGCTCCTCCTACAATGACTTCCTAAATGGACAGTGCCTGCAATGTGAGGCCTTTAAGCCCGCCTCTTGTCCTGTCTTGG ggTACGACATGAGTCCCTGGAAGGACACTCTTGTGAAGCTGGGACAGACCAGGGCCTTCTTTTCTACCTCAAACGAATTTCCATACAGCA AAACCAGCTACAGGGTGGACATCGTCACATGGAACCAGTATCTGCGCTGGGGAGTCGTCATCCTCCGACTACACAGTGGGAAAAACGTCATGGAAACCAGAATGGACCA CAACCGGTACAGATTTGAGCAGTACACATCCACCCGACTACTGGCTCAGTTTGATGAGGACTTGTACCCAATTCAGAAGATCTCTCTGAGGATTTCCACGGGGAACGTGATCGGACCCCGCTACAAGCTGCGTCTGCTGCGCATCAGGATAACGCCACTGAACCAGCCAGAGAG GCCACTGATGTGCCGATATGACATCATCCTAGAGGAGAACATGGAGGTGTCCTTCAGACCCCTGCCCTGCAGTGAGTCCAACGACTGA